A window of Haliscomenobacter hydrossis DSM 1100 contains these coding sequences:
- a CDS encoding efflux RND transporter periplasmic adaptor subunit: protein MNCIKYSSILLTLALFTLACGKKAEPTSESTEAAATPEMNSNSVTLSAEQAAQAAIQTGTFTLRSLSDYLDVNAELVLGKENTAQVSAFTEGIISELRIRNNSSVAKGGVVAVLRKPDLLDLQQQYLENKDRMVFLETEYQRYKALKENDATATKNFQKAEADWRAAQTSAKLLAAKLRQYQIDPAKLTPDNLRTELLITSPVAGVVTRVDASLGQALNLGEPICEVSNLAYLHPVLYVFEKNLNQVKAGQKVQLKFPGGNEQVFNAHIDYLERSVDGERKTVRVHARFDNTSAASNQQMAKGGFLNARITLADAGMLPALPEEAVIQEQGGYFIFYQEKKDAKEVVFHKVPVKRGPAGDGYVAIEPLETLPRDAAIVLKGAYYVSANGGVSAEE, encoded by the coding sequence ATGAATTGCATCAAATATAGCAGCATCCTTCTCACCCTGGCCTTATTCACCTTGGCTTGTGGCAAAAAAGCAGAACCCACCAGTGAAAGCACTGAAGCCGCTGCTACCCCTGAAATGAATAGCAACTCGGTTACACTGAGCGCGGAACAGGCCGCGCAGGCCGCCATTCAAACCGGAACCTTTACTCTCCGCTCTTTGAGTGATTATCTGGACGTCAATGCCGAACTGGTTTTGGGTAAGGAGAATACCGCTCAGGTGAGCGCATTTACTGAAGGCATCATCAGCGAGTTGCGCATTCGCAATAATAGCAGTGTCGCCAAAGGTGGTGTGGTCGCGGTTTTGCGCAAACCCGACTTATTGGATTTACAACAACAATACCTGGAGAACAAGGACCGCATGGTATTTCTGGAAACCGAGTACCAGCGTTACAAGGCGCTGAAAGAAAACGATGCCACCGCCACCAAGAATTTTCAAAAAGCCGAAGCGGATTGGCGTGCAGCACAAACTTCAGCAAAACTCCTGGCCGCCAAATTGCGCCAATATCAGATCGATCCGGCCAAACTTACCCCCGATAATTTGCGCACTGAGCTGCTGATCACCTCCCCGGTTGCGGGGGTCGTAACGCGGGTAGACGCTAGTTTGGGACAAGCGCTGAATCTGGGAGAGCCTATTTGTGAGGTGAGCAACCTGGCCTATTTGCACCCGGTACTGTATGTTTTTGAAAAAAACCTGAATCAGGTCAAAGCCGGGCAAAAAGTTCAGCTGAAATTCCCCGGAGGCAATGAGCAGGTGTTCAATGCCCACATTGACTACCTCGAACGCAGCGTTGATGGCGAACGCAAAACCGTACGGGTACACGCCCGTTTTGACAACACGAGTGCAGCCAGCAATCAACAAATGGCCAAAGGTGGTTTCCTCAATGCCCGGATTACCTTGGCGGATGCGGGCATGTTGCCTGCGCTACCAGAAGAAGCAGTGATTCAGGAACAAGGAGGCTATTTCATTTTTTACCAGGAAAAAAAGGACGCAAAAGAGGTGGTTTTTCATAAGGTTCCGGTCAAACGTGGCCCGGCAGGTGACGGCTATGTTGCCATTGAACCACTTGAAACCTTGCCACGCGATGCGGCCATCGTACTGAAAGGCGCTTATTATGTTTCCGCTAATGGAGGGGTAAGCGCCGAAGAATAG
- a CDS encoding heme-binding domain-containing protein translates to MKLLKRIGLLLLLLAIAIQFVPVNRTNPALDPNQDYLKVSAAPAEVARLLKASCYDCHSNESKYPWYAYVAPVSFLVQNHIQEGRSKVNFSTWGNSSAHDQSEALEEIPETIAEGEMPLWDYNLMHPEAKLSEAEKGTLIDWFNQGGNSAEKSISKRENEYEGEHDED, encoded by the coding sequence ATGAAACTGCTCAAAAGGATTGGCCTATTGCTGCTTTTGCTGGCAATCGCCATTCAATTTGTTCCGGTCAACCGCACCAACCCCGCCCTTGACCCCAATCAGGACTACCTCAAAGTAAGCGCTGCACCTGCTGAAGTGGCACGTTTATTGAAAGCCTCCTGCTACGATTGTCACTCCAATGAATCAAAGTACCCTTGGTATGCTTATGTCGCACCAGTTTCTTTTTTGGTGCAAAACCACATTCAGGAAGGGCGCTCCAAGGTGAATTTTTCAACCTGGGGCAATAGTTCTGCGCACGACCAGTCCGAGGCATTGGAGGAAATACCCGAAACCATTGCCGAGGGGGAAATGCCCTTGTGGGATTACAACTTGATGCATCCTGAAGCAAAACTTAGTGAAGCTGAAAAAGGGACGCTGATCGACTGGTTCAATCAAGGTGGAAATTCTGCTGAAAAAAGCATCAGCAAGCGTGAAAATGAATACGAGGGAGAACACGATGAAGACTGA